The sequence below is a genomic window from Rudanella lutea DSM 19387.
AGTGGGCCACAAACATTTTTCCCGCCAGATTTTTGGCGTACGTTGTCACGGCTGATGCCTTGTATTTAGCTTCGTTTTCGGGTAGCAGACCCATGTAGCGTTCGGTGTAGATGCTGTCGTACAAACGCCAGTCGGTGACGGGCGCACCTACCAAAGCCACCTTAAACACGCCGGGGTGGGTGAGCATGGTGTAGCTGCTCATGTAGCCACCGTAGCTGTGTCCCCGAATAGCCATCCGGTTGGCATCTACCCACGGCTGCTTGGCCAGATACTTAGCGGTTTCGGCAAAATCGAGGCTTTCGTATTTGCCCAACTGCTCGTACACAATTTTCTCAAAATCGCGGCCGTAGCCCCCGCTGCCCCGGTTGTTGACACTCACCACCACATACCCCTGCTGGGTCAGGTACTGATGCCAGGCGCTCGTGCTGAAATCGTTATACACCGACTGCGCACCGGGACCACCGTAAATATCGACCAGCACCGGATACTTTTTCGAGTTGGGGTCGAAATCGGCCGGTTTGAGAATCGAAATGTCGATGCGCTGCCCGTCAGACGTAGTGAAATTGGCCAGCTCTTTGGTGGCAATGGCGTTCTTAGCCACAAAATCGGTCACGCGGCTATTGGCTTCCAGCGTTTTGATTTTTTTGCCTTTCGTATCCCACAGTTCGACTTGCGTAGGCGTGGTGGTGTTGGAATACCGGTCAATAAAGTACACGCCGTTGCCCTTGCTGTCGGCCGTAGCGGGGGCCACATTGACCGTGTGCCGACCCGGCGTGTTGGTGAGCCGACGCTTGTTTTTACCGTCGATATCAATCATGTACAACTGACGCTCTAAGGGCGACACTTCTGTAGAGGTGTAGTACACTTTGCGGTTTTTGGCGTCGATGTGGTGCACGTAGGTCACCTCCCACGCTCCCGAAGTCACGGCATTGAGCAGCTTACCCGTGTAATCGTACCGGTACAGGTGAGCGTATCCGTCGCGATCCGAGACCCAGTAAAACTCGTTCACGCCCGCCGGGAAGTACATCAGGTGATTGATGCCCGCAAAAAAGTCGAACACATCAATCCAGCTTTTGGCCTTCTCTTCCATGATGGGCCGAGCCTCGCCCGTCCGGCCGTTGGCCATGAATAAACGCAGGTGGTTTTGCTTGCGGTTGAGGTGAATCAGAGCCACCTGACCTTCTATGTTGGTCCAGTAAATACGCGGAATGTAGCCATCCTGCAAGTCAACGTTCATCCACTGCTTTTTGCCGTTACTAATTTCGATTACGCCAATCCGAACGCTGGGGTTGGTGTCGCCCACGCGGGGGTAAGGCAGCGAGTCGTATTTCTCGTCGAAACCCTTGTAATCGGTCATTTTGTAGATAGGCACCTGCCGCTCGTCGGACTGCCAGAACGCAATAAACTTGCTGTCGGGCGACCATTCCCAGGCTTGCGCGAGTCCAAATTCCTCTTCATACGCCCAGCCAAAGCGGCCGTTGTAGAAAGCAGGCTTGGCATCGTTGGTTAGTTGGGTCTCTTTGCCGCCCGCAAAGTCGAACACAAACAGGTTGCCGCCCCGCTCGTAGCCGATCTTGCTGCCGTCAGGTGCCAGCTCGGCGGTTTGGGCATCTTTGGCCACCAGCTTCAGTGACTTATCGGCCACCGAATAGCTGTAATAATCCGAAATACCCGACCGCCGATATACCGGCCGGAAATTGGTCTGAAACAGGATGTTCTTCGAGTCTTTTGACCACTGAAACGACTGATAAACAAAGGTTTGGGTTGTGCCGGGGAACGTAAGGCCACTGGCATCGAAGACCACGGTTTCCTGACCCGTTTGGGGCGTAAAGGTTTTGATGGTGCTCTGCCCGTCGAGGTACGAGAAGGCCCGTCCGTTGTCGATCCAGTTGACACTGCGGGGCCCTTGCGAACCGTTGAGCTGACCGCCTGCCGAGAGTGCCTGCTGCAAGCTGGCAAAGCGTTGTTTGGCAGAAGCGGCCACACCGGCTGCCGGCGCCTGTGCCGATTGCCCGGTGCCCACAAGGGGCGACGCGAGGGCCAGCCACAACAGCCAGCCAAAGGGTTTGTGATGAGACATGTAGTTAGGTAATAAAAAAGCAAAATTATGGGGTAATAGTCATAAGGTAACTATTCGAAACCGATGTGGTTGCGTTTTGGAAGGCATAACTCGCAAAGAAAAAAATATCGTCAATATGTTGTATTTTTTTATGTAAATTGTATGTTTACTTTAAATGTCACCATACTATATTTTCAATCCACATGAAAGCTATTTCCCCCCCCCCTTTCTTTTACTCCTGCTCTTGGCGGGCGCATTGCCACCGTTGAAGAACCTGCTACTAATCTGCTGGTGTTTCCAAACCCTACACATGATGAAGTAACGCTTTCGTTTGGGCTTGAGCAGGATGAAGCGGCTACGTTGACGATAGCAGACATAACGGGCCGGGTAATTCATACAGCTTCTATAGTTGGTCTGGGCGTAGTGCATGAGGAGCGCATCTCGCTTCGGACCCAGCCAGTAGGCTTGTATCTGGTCCGAATAAAAAGTGCTAAACGCACATTGGCAGGTAAAATAGTCCTGAGCCGTTAACCAGTTATCGCCATGAAAACACTGGTTTTTGTCGCGGGGCTGGTAGCCCTGATGACTGGCTGTAAGCACGATGAGCCGACACCTGCAACTCAACCAACGATCATTCAAGCAGCCACTAAAGATCAACAAGGCAATGTAATTCCGAACATTGAAATTTGGATAATTGGTAATAAAGGGAGCTATTTTGGAGGGACTCGCCAAGATACAGTTTTTGCAAAACTTGCTACTGATACACAAGGTAATCTCGAATACGAGCAAGTTATACCTTCCCTGTGGCGTGTGTACCTTAGTCCTAGCGGTTTTCCAAACTATGACCTAGTCAAATACGAAGGCACCGTTGATGGGATTGTGAATGTAGGACAAGTCAACAACATCAAGGTTGTCATGCGAAAGCGGTAAACGCATGAACAGGCCAGTGTTTAACGCTGGCCTGTTCAATTTTTCATAAATTATGCCAATCAACAGGATTTCTAAGGAACGGGTTTCCTTGCGGGAACAGCCGACAGGTCTGTATGTGGTGCGGGTAGCAAGCTCCAAACGCACGTTGTCGGGCAAAGTGATTTTGAGCCGTTAAGCCGCTACCGCCATGAAAATACTGGTTTTTATACTGGGCCTGTTGCTACTGATGATTGGCTGTAAGCGGGAAGAAATAGCTCCTGAGCCAAAGCCAACCGAAATTAACGTTGTAGTGATGAATGAGGCTCGCCGTCACTTCAATGCTGAGGCTCAACTGAAAAGCCTAAAATACCTGCTTTTTACGTAATTTTGCGTAAAAAGCAGACTTCCCAACGTGAAGCACATCCGTAATTTTTGCATTATCGCCCACATTGACCACGGCAAAAGCACACTCGCTGATCGCCTGCTGGAATTTACCAAGACCGTTGGTGCCCGCGACATGCAGGCCCAGTTGCTCGACGACATGGATCTGGAACGGGAGCGCGGTATTACGATCAAGAGCCACGCCATCCAGATGGACTACGTCCACAAAGGCGAGAAATATACGCTCAACCTGATCGACACGCCCGGTCACGTCGATTTTAGTTATGAGGTGTCGCGGTCGATTGCCGCCTGCGAAGGAGCCCTGCTTCTCGTGGATGCCTCGCAGGGTACTGAGGCTCAGACGATCTCGAACCTGTATTTGGCCCTCAACAACGATCTGGTCATCATTCCGGTACTGAACAAAATTGACCTGCCCGGCGCTATGCCCGAGGAGATCAAAGACGAGATGGTAGACCTGCTCGGTTGCGAGCGCGACGAGATTATTCCGGCATCGGGTAAAGAGGGTATCGGCGTCCCCGAAATTCTGGCTGCCATTGTCGAGCGGATTCCGCCCCCAAAAGGCGAGCCCGATGGCGCATTGCAAGCCTTGATTTTCGACTCGCACTTTAATTCCTACCGCGGTATTGAGGTTATTTTCCGGGTCAAAAACGGTCGCATTCGCAAGGGTGATAAGGTGAAGTTCATGAACACCGGCAAGGAATACATTGCCGATGAGATTGGCACGCTTCGCCTGACGCAGGAGCCCAAAGATGTGATCGAGTGTGGCGATGTAGGCTACCTGATCTCCGGCATTAAAGTGGCCAAAGAAGTAAAAGTTGGCGATACCGTCACAACGCTCGAAAACCCCGCCAAAGAAGCCATCAAAGGGTTTTCGGAGGTGAAACCGATGGTTTTTGCGGGTATTTACCCTGTGGAAACGAGCGAGTTTGAAGACCTCCGTGATGCGATGGAGAAACTTCAGCTCAACGACGCGGCCCTGGTTTGGGAGCCTGAAACCTCGGCGGCTTTGGGCTTTGGTTTCCGGTGTGGTTTCCTCGGTATGCTCCACATGGAGATTGTGCAGGAGCGGCTCGAGCGCGAGTTCAACATGACCGTGATTACCACCGTTCCGTCGGTGCGGTTTGAGGTACTGACGACCAAAGGCCAGGAGATACAGGTTTCGGCCCCGGCCGACATGCCTGAGCCAAACCTGATCGACTTTATCGAAGAACCATTTATTCGGGCTCAGATCATTACGAAAGCTGAGTACGTGGGTGGCATTATGGGCCTCTGCATGGATAAGCGGAGCATCCTGAAAAATCAGGTTTACCTCACCGCCGACCGGGTAGAACTCCAGTTCGAAATGCCCCTTGCCGAAGTTGTATTCGACTTTTTCGACAAGCTCAAGACCATTTCGCGTGGGTATGCCTCGCTCGATTACGAGTTTATGGACAACCGCGAGTCGGACATGGTGAAGCTCGATGTGATGCTCAACGGCGACAAAGTGGATGCTCTGTCGGCCATTGTGCACCGCTCGAAATCGTACGAATGGGGTAAGAAACTGTGCGAGAAACTCCGCGAACTGATTCCGCGTCAGCAGTTTGAGATTGCGATTCAGGCGGCTATTGGTCAGAAAATTATTGCGCGCGAAACCCTCAGTGCCCTTCGCAAAGATGTATTGGCCAAGTGTTACGGGGGTGATATTTCGCGGAAGCGCAAGCTGCTCGACAAGCAGAAAAAAGGCAAGAAACGGATGCGGCAGGTCGGCAACGTCGAAATTCCGCAGGAAGCGTTTATGGCCGTGTTGAAGATCAACTAGAGGGCAGGCCTATTACCAAATTACACTTCGTGTTTCTTCAGCCTGAAGCTGCCAAAGATGACATCTCGTTTGGAGAGATGTCATCTTTTTTGGTTATTCACCGTTTGGGGGTCTACCATTGTTTGTAAATCTAGGGAAACAGACCACTAAAAGAGCCCTGACGGGGCCTGACGCCTGAAAAGCTGTCTTGGTTACGCTCCGGCAGGGCTCTGGTGTTTGGAGAGGGTACGTCTTATCTGCCGAAATTGAGTCTCTGACGGAGCTTTCGGTCGAGTCCATGCTTGAATACTCATGTTTCTGGTTTATGAAATCTAAACGCCAACATGGAGTATATGTAAGTTGAACTGTTTGCGAAGATTGATTTCATTTTCAGAAGAATATGCATTTTACAAAGCTTGGTTTACCAACCTTGATGTCCCTAATATGGGTGGTAGGTATAACAAGTTCGGCTGCCCAGGTTACGAGATTCGTTTCGACAACCGGTACAAACGACAACTCCGCTGCTGCCTTGTCGTGGGCATCAAGTACGACTAACTTACAGGGTGCCATTGATGCCAGCGCGCCGGGAGACCAGGTCTGGGTAGCGCAGGGAATTTATAAACCAACCGCACTGAGCGGCCCAGCCAGTCGTACACTGAGTTTTTCGATGAAAAATGGTGTGGTTATTTATGGTGGATTTGTTGGAAATGAGCATGATCTGGCTCAACGCTCTCCAGTAAATTTAGCATTGGGGCACTTTAGTAGTACGACCCTTAGCGGTGATATTGGGGTACCCGGTAGTATGGCCGATAACAGCTATCATGTTATTGACAATCCTGTTGGCCTGACCTCCTCAGCTGTTCTAGATGGGTTTGTTATTACGGCCGGAAATGCAAATGGCCCCGCCAATACTATGTTCAGGTATGGAGGAGGAATGTATAATAACGGAATCAGCCCGGGGCCGTGTAATCCTACCGTGCGTCATTGCTTATTCACCGACAACCGGGCTTTTTACGGTGGTGGGATTTACAACAATGCAGGAGCAGCCACACTCAACGGTACTGGTGGGAGCGCCAGCCCTACGCTAATCGATTGCGTGTTTCAGCGTAACACTGCGACCCAGTCTGGAGGGGCCATCGGTGTGTTTAGTAACAATCGGAATGCAATAAGTAATTCGACGCTGACGCGCTGTACGTTTCGGTTTAACTCGGCCGTTGAAGGTGGGGCAATCTACAGTATGGCCGATTTCTACGGGGTTGCCAACCCAACAATGGTTAACTGTATTTTTGAAGATAACAAAGCTTCCAGCGGAGGGGCCATAATGGGATGGACCGGATACAAGAGTACAGGCATACCCCGATTGACGAACTGCTCCTTTATGCGAAACACCGCTGCGTATGGTGGCGTGTATAACAATTATGTTTCTCAGGGAACGGGCAGCCCGCAATTTACCAATTGTTCGTTTCAGGCAAACACGGGTATATTGTATAATGACGGGTATCTGAGCGTTGTTAATCCGCTTCTCGTGAACTGTGTAGCATTTAAAAATGGGGCTGCTGAGACGTTTACGAATCTTTATCAGGCTACAGTTCAATTGCAATATAGTCTGGTCGACAACACCGTAACGGGCTACACATCGGTAAATAGTCTCACAATGGTTGTGTCGCCGTTCCTCAATAGCACTAGTACAAATTTATCACCCTGTTCACCAGCAATCAATACTGGCCTTACTTCAGCGACCGGCCTGATCGGTGTAACAACTGACCTATCAGGCAACCCCAGAATTAATCTGGAGCAGGTGGATATGGGAGCGTATGAAGCGAGTAGTTTATCAGCGGCTCGTCAGGCGCGGCTGTATGTTAATGCTTCTGCAACTGGAACAAACTCAGGGCTCGACTGGGCCAATGCTTTTACGGATTTGCAGTCTGCTCTTTACTATCCGTGTGTTGCTGATACCCTTGAGATATGGGTTGCCGAAGGAATTTATAAACCGACAACCACTAGCTCGCGGGACATCAGTTTTTTCCTCAGAAATAACGTAACCATTTACGGAGGCTTTAGAGGGAACGAAACGGCCTTGCGTGAACGCCCGCCCATGGACTTATCCCGACCCTTAAATACCACGTTGAGCGGGGATATTGGTTTGCCAGGTATCACTACAGATAACAGTTATCATGTTATTAGCAACCCGGTTGGCCTGACTACTACGGCCGTACTGGATGGCTTTGTTGTTACGGGCGGCAACGCTGATGACAATTTGTTGAATGGTACACGTAGTCAGGGTGGTGGAATGTACAATAGTGGTCAGGGGGGGGACTGCAACCCGACCATTCGGAGCTGTGTTTTTATTGGTAATTCGGCCAGCTTAGGGGGAGCAATTTATAACGGAGGTGGCGTTAATGGGGTCAGTAGTCCCACAATCATCAACTGCCTCTTTCTTAATAATTCAGCCACCTCGTACGGTGGAGCTATTTTTAATTATGGCTACAAAGGGGTGAGTAGCCCCGTAATCACCAATTGCGCTTTTGCCAGTAATACATGCCTATCCGGCGGGGCTATATACAATTATGGCGAGTACGGAATAAGTAGCCCGTTGCTCGTAAACTGCTCGTTTGCTGATAACCTGGGCGGTATCGTGGTTAGTACTGGCTACCAAGGGGTAAGTAACACATTGATGGGGAATTGCTTGGCTTTTAATCGTCTAGTTACCAATGGGAGCGATTTCAAAAATAGTTTTGGCTCAAGTATAACGGCACAATACAGCCTCTTTAGCAGCACCATGAGTGGTTATTCCAGTGGGCCGGGTAACTTAACTACGAATACCACCCCGTTTGTAAGCACAACTGATCTTCGGCTTGCCCCGTCTTCGCTGGCAATTAATTCGGGTAACCCATCTGTTGTCATTGTACGAACAGGTCTGTATAGCCTGACCAATGTTCCTGAAACAGATCTGGCTAACCAAAATCGAATTGATGGAGACCGGATCGACATGGGCGCCTACGAGTATCAGACTGCCGCCAACCAAACGGTTTATAGTGTTCGAAACGGCCCATGGAACGAATCGTTGACTTGGTCGTGCGGATGTATTCCTACTGGAAATCAAAAGGTTCAGATAGGCCATATAGTTACAATTCCAGCTGCCTACAAGGTATCTATTTTATCTGTCCGTTACAGCCTTAGCGGGGCAATAATTTTTGGTGTCAGTGGTGTACTTGAACTGAAAGAGGGGGCACCCGCGCACTGACAGGGCTGGGCGAACACTATTGCCGCCCGGAGATAACGGGCTATAGTGCGCCTTTCATTGCGCATCAATTCAAATTAGTGTCATCTTCAAACGAGGACGAACTGTCTGGTATTTGTGCGTTTACTCTACTCCTGTTAGAGAATAGAATAATAACATAAACTTAGCAAAAGGCAATCGAATCGTTATATATTTACAAAATAGCCTAAAACGAACGTAGTTCTCTTGATTCGATTCCTTCTCAACGACCGACTTATTCAAACGGATGCGCCAACGAGCACCGTGATGCTTGATTTTATTCGGAGCAATCAACACCTGACCGGTACCAAAACCGGATGCCGTGAAGGCGACTGCGGAGCCTGCACCGTACTCGTGGGCGAGTGGGCCGATGGCCTGATGCACTATCGTTCCATGACCTCCTGCCTGATGCCCCTCGGCAATGCTCAGGGGCGGCATATTGTGACTATTGAAGGACTCAACCGGCCCGATACCCTCAACGGGGTACAGCAGGCCATGGTCGATGAGGGCGGTACTCAGTGCGGTTTCTGCACGGTCGGGTTTGTGGTCTCGTTGGCGGGGTATTGCCTGAGTCACAAAGCCCCCTCGACCCAAAACGGCATTGCCAGTATCGATGGTAACATCTGCCGTTGCACCGGCTACAAGTCTATCGAACGGGCCGTAGACCGTATAGGTGCCGCCCTGCGCGAGCGGCCCGCCCCGACTGACGCCCTCCCGTGGCTGGTACAACAGGGATTCCTGCCCGACTATTTTAGGCAAATCCCGCAACGGATGGCGCAGTTGGAAACATCGGTTCAAAATGGTCTGCACCCAACGGGTATCCATACCGAGGCTTCTACCGACGTGGTGTTGGTGGGTGGCGGTACCGACCTCTACGTGCAACGCCCCGAAACCATGCGGCATACGGCTGTTCGGCACGTGTTCAGAGCCGGTGAGCAGCCGCCCATCTGGCGCGAAGACGATATCGTGTCGATGAGTGGGGCCTGCACGGCTGCCCAGCTGGGTGAGTCGCCGGTATTGCTCGACCATTTTCCCGACTTACCTGCCCACCTCAAGCTGGTGTCGTCGACGCCCATCCGAAACATGGGTACGCTGGCCGGGAACCTCATCAATGCATCGCCCATCGGCGACCTGACCATCTGGTTTCTGGCTCTGGACGCGCAACTAATCTTTTTCCGCGACAATGTCCGGCGTATTGTGCCCCTGCGCGACCTGTATCGGGGCTACAAAACGCTCAATAAGCACCCGCACGACGTACTCGAATCGCTCTTTTTTACCTTGCCCCGCCCCGGTGCGCAGTTCCGATTCGAGAAAGTGTGCAAACGCACGTATCTCGACATTGCCTGTGTCAACTCGGCCGCCCTGATCGAAACCGACGGAGACTGCATTCGCCGGGCCGAGCTGTCGGTAGGGGGCGTGGCGCCTGTGCCGTTGTATCTGGCCCGCACGTCGGCCTTTCTGGCCGGGAAACCGCTTAGCCCGCATACGTTGGAGGAAGCCAA
It includes:
- a CDS encoding S9 family peptidase, with amino-acid sequence MSHHKPFGWLLWLALASPLVGTGQSAQAPAAGVAASAKQRFASLQQALSAGGQLNGSQGPRSVNWIDNGRAFSYLDGQSTIKTFTPQTGQETVVFDASGLTFPGTTQTFVYQSFQWSKDSKNILFQTNFRPVYRRSGISDYYSYSVADKSLKLVAKDAQTAELAPDGSKIGYERGGNLFVFDFAGGKETQLTNDAKPAFYNGRFGWAYEEEFGLAQAWEWSPDSKFIAFWQSDERQVPIYKMTDYKGFDEKYDSLPYPRVGDTNPSVRIGVIEISNGKKQWMNVDLQDGYIPRIYWTNIEGQVALIHLNRKQNHLRLFMANGRTGEARPIMEEKAKSWIDVFDFFAGINHLMYFPAGVNEFYWVSDRDGYAHLYRYDYTGKLLNAVTSGAWEVTYVHHIDAKNRKVYYTSTEVSPLERQLYMIDIDGKNKRRLTNTPGRHTVNVAPATADSKGNGVYFIDRYSNTTTPTQVELWDTKGKKIKTLEANSRVTDFVAKNAIATKELANFTTSDGQRIDISILKPADFDPNSKKYPVLVDIYGGPGAQSVYNDFSTSAWHQYLTQQGYVVVSVNNRGSGGYGRDFEKIVYEQLGKYESLDFAETAKYLAKQPWVDANRMAIRGHSYGGYMSSYTMLTHPGVFKVALVGAPVTDWRLYDSIYTERYMGLLPENEAKYKASAVTTYAKNLAGKMFVAHSTMDENVHVRNTFQLMNALEDEGKDADLRIYPPGAHGVAYNGASYVLLHQQYTDYLAQHLK
- a CDS encoding T9SS type A sorting domain-containing protein encodes the protein MFPNPTHDEVTLSFGLEQDEAATLTIADITGRVIHTASIVGLGVVHEERISLRTQPVGLYLVRIKSAKRTLAGKIVLSR
- the lepA gene encoding translation elongation factor 4, encoding MKHIRNFCIIAHIDHGKSTLADRLLEFTKTVGARDMQAQLLDDMDLERERGITIKSHAIQMDYVHKGEKYTLNLIDTPGHVDFSYEVSRSIAACEGALLLVDASQGTEAQTISNLYLALNNDLVIIPVLNKIDLPGAMPEEIKDEMVDLLGCERDEIIPASGKEGIGVPEILAAIVERIPPPKGEPDGALQALIFDSHFNSYRGIEVIFRVKNGRIRKGDKVKFMNTGKEYIADEIGTLRLTQEPKDVIECGDVGYLISGIKVAKEVKVGDTVTTLENPAKEAIKGFSEVKPMVFAGIYPVETSEFEDLRDAMEKLQLNDAALVWEPETSAALGFGFRCGFLGMLHMEIVQERLEREFNMTVITTVPSVRFEVLTTKGQEIQVSAPADMPEPNLIDFIEEPFIRAQIITKAEYVGGIMGLCMDKRSILKNQVYLTADRVELQFEMPLAEVVFDFFDKLKTISRGYASLDYEFMDNRESDMVKLDVMLNGDKVDALSAIVHRSKSYEWGKKLCEKLRELIPRQQFEIAIQAAIGQKIIARETLSALRKDVLAKCYGGDISRKRKLLDKQKKGKKRMRQVGNVEIPQEAFMAVLKIN
- a CDS encoding choice-of-anchor Q domain-containing protein, translated to MSWASSTTNLQGAIDASAPGDQVWVAQGIYKPTALSGPASRTLSFSMKNGVVIYGGFVGNEHDLAQRSPVNLALGHFSSTTLSGDIGVPGSMADNSYHVIDNPVGLTSSAVLDGFVITAGNANGPANTMFRYGGGMYNNGISPGPCNPTVRHCLFTDNRAFYGGGIYNNAGAATLNGTGGSASPTLIDCVFQRNTATQSGGAIGVFSNNRNAISNSTLTRCTFRFNSAVEGGAIYSMADFYGVANPTMVNCIFEDNKASSGGAIMGWTGYKSTGIPRLTNCSFMRNTAAYGGVYNNYVSQGTGSPQFTNCSFQANTGILYNDGYLSVVNPLLVNCVAFKNGAAETFTNLYQATVQLQYSLVDNTVTGYTSVNSLTMVVSPFLNSTSTNLSPCSPAINTGLTSATGLIGVTTDLSGNPRINLEQVDMGAYEASSLSAARQARLYVNASATGTNSGLDWANAFTDLQSALYYPCVADTLEIWVAEGIYKPTTTSSRDISFFLRNNVTIYGGFRGNETALRERPPMDLSRPLNTTLSGDIGLPGITTDNSYHVISNPVGLTTTAVLDGFVVTGGNADDNLLNGTRSQGGGMYNSGQGGDCNPTIRSCVFIGNSASLGGAIYNGGGVNGVSSPTIINCLFLNNSATSYGGAIFNYGYKGVSSPVITNCAFASNTCLSGGAIYNYGEYGISSPLLVNCSFADNLGGIVVSTGYQGVSNTLMGNCLAFNRLVTNGSDFKNSFGSSITAQYSLFSSTMSGYSSGPGNLTTNTTPFVSTTDLRLAPSSLAINSGNPSVVIVRTGLYSLTNVPETDLANQNRIDGDRIDMGAYEYQTAANQTVYSVRNGPWNESLTWSCGCIPTGNQKVQIGHIVTIPAAYKVSILSVRYSLSGAIIFGVSGVLELKEGAPAH
- a CDS encoding FAD binding domain-containing protein, whose protein sequence is MIRFLLNDRLIQTDAPTSTVMLDFIRSNQHLTGTKTGCREGDCGACTVLVGEWADGLMHYRSMTSCLMPLGNAQGRHIVTIEGLNRPDTLNGVQQAMVDEGGTQCGFCTVGFVVSLAGYCLSHKAPSTQNGIASIDGNICRCTGYKSIERAVDRIGAALRERPAPTDALPWLVQQGFLPDYFRQIPQRMAQLETSVQNGLHPTGIHTEASTDVVLVGGGTDLYVQRPETMRHTAVRHVFRAGEQPPIWREDDIVSMSGACTAAQLGESPVLLDHFPDLPAHLKLVSSTPIRNMGTLAGNLINASPIGDLTIWFLALDAQLIFFRDNVRRIVPLRDLYRGYKTLNKHPHDVLESLFFTLPRPGAQFRFEKVCKRTYLDIACVNSAALIETDGDCIRRAELSVGGVAPVPLYLARTSAFLAGKPLSPHTLEEANAIAQTEISPIGDVRGSVAYKRLLVRQLMQAHFASFLEAPHNPS